Genomic segment of Planctomycetota bacterium:
CCGATGCCAAAATCAAGCCCTATAAAAATGTGCCGTTACTTCTTGCATATTTGAAAAAATATTATAAAATAGGCTTATTAACCGATGGCCATCCGCAGATGCAACGTTTGAAGTTGAAAACATTGGGGTGGGATAAGGCCGGAAAACCGTTCGACGTCATCGTCTATACGGCGGATTACGAAAAGCCATACTTGAAACCCAACCCATTTGTTTACCAACTGGCCGTGGAAAAGCTGGGCTTAAAACCCAGGGAAACCGTTTACGTCGGCGATAACCCTTATGATGATTTTGCCGGCGCCAGGGAAACCGGGATATTTACCATACGGGTCTTACAGGGTGAATTTAAATCGGTCCGGCTGGATAAAAAGCTCGAAGCCGATATGACAATCAATAATATCGGCGAGCTGAAAAACATCTTATAATCGAGAGATAAAAATAAACGATATGATTCTGCGAGCTAAGTTTTTGATGGTTGACCCCGAAACGCTTATCGAAAACGGCGCGATAAGGGTGGAAGGCGCTAAAATCACCCAGAGCGGCAAGTTTCCACTCGCGAGCAAACCATCCGGCAACGGGGTCCTCGACCTGGGCGACGCCATGATTATGCCGGGGCTGGTGAATCCGCATACCCACCTGGAAGGCCCGGCAACCTACGGCGGCATCCCGCCGATGGGCGAAAAGCGCCTCGTCCCGCCCCAATCATTCACGGACTGGGCGGAAAAGGTCATCAGCATACGCCTGCGCATGAATTCCGATGATTATAAAAAATCCACTTTGGACGGCTACGATATTTTAATCCAAAACGGGACCACCATGGTCGGCGACCATACCCACGTCGCGCATACCTGGAGCGTCCATAAAGCGGCAAAAATCAGGCGGGTCGTATTTGAGGAAATCGTGGACCTTAACCCCCTGACTGCTTTACAGAGCTTTAACGGATTGGCAAAACGCATAAAAAAGGCTCCCTCCAACGGTTTAATCCGGATCGGCGTGGCGCCCCACGCGCCGTATTCCGTATCGGCGGAGTTATATAAATCGCTCTTCAATTTCGCCCGGAAAAAGAAGCTTCCGTTTTCCACCCATTTAAGCGAGCTTAAGGACGAAAACGAGCTCATGACCAAAGGCACGGGAAAAATCAGGGCGTACCTGAAAAGAATCGGCCGGGATAACCACTACTGGCGCCATCCGGGAACGACTTCTGTCCAGTATATGGCAAAGCTGGGGATTCTGAAAGCCCCGGCGTTTTTCGTCCATTGCAATTATCTTTCCAACCGCGATATCAACTCCATTGCCCGGGCAGGCGTCAATGTCGTTTTCTGCCCGAACAGCCATAATTATTTCGGGCACCGGAACCACCCCTTCAGGAAACTCCTGAAAAAGAAGGTAACCATCGCGCTCGGGACGGACGGGCTGGGGAGCAATGCGGATTTAAGCATCCTGAAAGAAATGAAATACATCCAGGATAATTATTCCGGCATGAACACCTCTCAATTATTCCGGATGGGGATAACCAACGGCTTAAAGACCCTGGGCGCGGATAAGAAGCTGGGGGAATTAAAGCCGGGCTTCCTGGCAGACCTGACCGTCTTCCCCTTAAGGCGCAACATCACCCCGCCGGAAAGGGTCAAGCAGAACCTGATAGAAACCGCGCCGAAAGCCATCCTGACCATGGTTAATGGCAGGATTATCTACCGGGTGTAATAGCCATATTCATGGTGAGACTTTCAGGGCGTTATCCTTCGAGAACGCTCAGGGTGTTACCGCCACGACAACCGGATTGCCAAACGGGCCCATCCGTTTCCTGCGGTCAAACCACTGCGCCTTATAAGCAAGAGTCACTGTCGTCACATTCCCCACATTATGGACATAGGGTGAGTTAGTATCCAGCGCCAGGAAGCGGGCCTCGCCTTTGGCGGTAAGCAGAACAGGGCAAAGCCGGAAGGTTATGAAATACGCTCTTATACCCTCACTTTAAAGAAAACACCGGCGGTAAAGGCGGTTTAGTTACTTTTTCAGCGCTTCGGAAAGTAAGACAATAAACTCTTCCAATCCGGTCGGTTTCCATGCCGGCGAGGTGTTAAAATTAGCATTATCGGTAGAGGTTATAACCTCAATTTCTTTTCCGGAAGAATCAACCACGCCAATCGCGAAATGTTTATTACGAAGGGTAGCAAAAGCAATATTCGTGCTATCCGGGCTCCAGGACAGCCGAGTACCCATCGCAATCGCATTATTAGTCAGCTGTTTATAAGTTTTATTATCGGCAACGGACATTACGAAAATATCATACCCCATATTCCCCGATGAGATAAATGCTAACCGGTTTCCGTCGGAAGCCCAGTCCGAACACTGTCCGTCTAACAACCTGGTTTGGTTCCGGCCATCAAGGCCAATCGTATCTATCTCTAAAACTTGGCTACCGGCTTGCCTGGTAGTAAATGTAATCTTTTGGCCATCCGGAGTCCAGGACGGGAAATCATCATAACCTCCTGAAGAATTCGTCAATTGCTTCTGGTTATGCCCATCTTCATCAATCAGGTAAATTTCATACCGTCCATTCCGGTTGGAAGCAAAGGCGATCCGACGGCCATCTGGACTCCAGGTTGGATGAATATTATCACGAGATTTAGAGGTTAATTTTACCTGGTTTTTCACCACCCATCCTTCCGGTTCCCAGGCAAAATCCGCTACATAGATATCACGGTCTCCTTCCGGTCCGCCGCTGAAAGCAATTTTGCTGCCGTCCCAATTGCAGGCCGGATGTTCTTTGGGCAATGCATCTTCGGTAATTTTCCGGCGGTTCTGGCCATCGGCATCCATAATAAATATTTGCGGTCCGCTGTTTATATCTACGCAGAGAAGCTGGGGTTGCGCAAGCGCAATAAGACGACGGAGTATCAGTTTCGCACGCATAACGACTTCCGGGTCGCTATTGCGACGCTCATCTTGGATTATTCGAATGAACTTTCGGATTTCTTCTTTTAATAACGCCAGATTTTGCTCCGTCGCGGCGTTCTTTTCCATACGGAGAGCTTTTTTAAGTTCGCGATATTGCCGGAATAGGTTTTCTGCATGGTCCAACAAAGCCAACTGGGCCGCTTCGCGTGTTTCCCAATCATTATCGCCTAATTGAATGATAAGCGATTGGATTTTATCGTTTTGATTGGTTTCCTTCACGGCATCGCCTGATATTGAATTATGCAGAATAAACGTCGCATAGAGAACTAAACAAGCCAGTATTATCTTTTTCATGCTATTTCCTTTCCCACCACAAAAAAACCGACACTTCCTACGGGCATGCTTGTCCCGATGACAATCGGAACGCAGACGGGGAATCCCGTACCGAAGGTATGGGATGATTAATCTTATTTTTCTAC
This window contains:
- a CDS encoding HAD-IA family hydrolase, translating into MNKTRLIKMKGKPLPDTKGVLFDLGNTLYDKMQYLDASFKNVANYLHKKRYLDKKLTLELLYRIWKIKTSHYEFLFKDFLEIIGVYSAKLLDDVLRIYHSTDAKIKPYKNVPLLLAYLKKYYKIGLLTDGHPQMQRLKLKTLGWDKAGKPFDVIVYTADYEKPYLKPNPFVYQLAVEKLGLKPRETVYVGDNPYDDFAGARETGIFTIRVLQGEFKSVRLDKKLEADMTINNIGELKNIL
- a CDS encoding amidohydrolase family protein, coding for MILRAKFLMVDPETLIENGAIRVEGAKITQSGKFPLASKPSGNGVLDLGDAMIMPGLVNPHTHLEGPATYGGIPPMGEKRLVPPQSFTDWAEKVISIRLRMNSDDYKKSTLDGYDILIQNGTTMVGDHTHVAHTWSVHKAAKIRRVVFEEIVDLNPLTALQSFNGLAKRIKKAPSNGLIRIGVAPHAPYSVSAELYKSLFNFARKKKLPFSTHLSELKDENELMTKGTGKIRAYLKRIGRDNHYWRHPGTTSVQYMAKLGILKAPAFFVHCNYLSNRDINSIARAGVNVVFCPNSHNYFGHRNHPFRKLLKKKVTIALGTDGLGSNADLSILKEMKYIQDNYSGMNTSQLFRMGITNGLKTLGADKKLGELKPGFLADLTVFPLRRNITPPERVKQNLIETAPKAILTMVNGRIIYRV
- a CDS encoding PD40 domain-containing protein, whose translation is MKKIILACLVLYATFILHNSISGDAVKETNQNDKIQSLIIQLGDNDWETREAAQLALLDHAENLFRQYRELKKALRMEKNAATEQNLALLKEEIRKFIRIIQDERRNSDPEVVMRAKLILRRLIALAQPQLLCVDINSGPQIFIMDADGQNRRKITEDALPKEHPACNWDGSKIAFSGGPEGDRDIYVADFAWEPEGWVVKNQVKLTSKSRDNIHPTWSPDGRRIAFASNRNGRYEIYLIDEDGHNQKQLTNSSGGYDDFPSWTPDGQKITFTTRQAGSQVLEIDTIGLDGRNQTRLLDGQCSDWASDGNRLAFISSGNMGYDIFVMSVADNKTYKQLTNNAIAMGTRLSWSPDSTNIAFATLRNKHFAIGVVDSSGKEIEVITSTDNANFNTSPAWKPTGLEEFIVLLSEALKK